A region of Lycium barbarum isolate Lr01 chromosome 3, ASM1917538v2, whole genome shotgun sequence DNA encodes the following proteins:
- the LOC132632830 gene encoding flavonol 3-sulfotransferase-like — MASFISTQNSPLLTNGATKEEQSHKNHQESPDIILSELPKERGWLSDQHVRQYNGFWYPTVILQGLIALQQNHYKPKPNDVLIASYPKSGTTWLKALLFSITNRAKYNFNTHPLLSSNPHVLVPHLEGYAFKHPTNPTPNSSLMQSHLAFNSLPESNCKIVYVFRDPKDVLASLWHFVQKLRPKDLPPISLPEAFDQFTKGCSPFGPFWDHVMGYYKASLEFPKRVFFLKYEDLKKDPIFHAKRLAEFLGQPFSLKEESEGIVERITELCSFEKLSNLEVNKDGTRAGFFIPTIANNTHFRQGKVGDSENHLSREMIEVLDEITKQKLGFDLMTTSITVQQKVKRIETDKNHSN; from the coding sequence ATGGCAAGCTTCATCTCTACCCAAAACTCCCCTCTACTCACAAATGGTGCCACCAAAGAAGAACAAAGCCACAAAAATCACCAAGAATCCCCTGATATAATACTCTCTGAGCTTCCAAAAGAAAGAGGTTGGCTGAGTGATCAGCATGTACGCCAATATAATGGCTTTTGGTATCCCACTGTAATTCTCCAAGGTCTTATAGCACTTCAGCAAAACCACTATAAACCAAAACCAAATGATGTCTTAATAGCCAGTTACCCAAAATCTGGCACCACATGGCTCAAGGCCCTTCTTTTTTCCATTACAAACAGAGCAAAATACAATTTTAACACACATCCTTTGCTCTCTTCAAACCCACATGTGTTAGTACCTCACTTAGAGGGCTATGCTTTTAAGCACCCAACAAATCCAACACCAAACTCTTCTCTAATGCAATCTCATCTTGCTTTCAATTCTTTACCAGAGTCCAACTGCAAAATAGTGTACGTTTTTCGCGACCCGAAAGATGTGTTAGCTTCTTTGTGGCATTTTGTCCAGAAATTAAGACCCAAAGACCTGCCACCCATTTCTCTACCAGAAGCATTTGACCAGTTTACTAAAGGGTGCTCCCCTTTTGGTCCATTTTGGGACCATGTAATGGGATATTATAAGGCCAGCTTAGAATTTCCAAAGAGGGTCTTTTTCTTGAAATATGAGGATTTGAAGAAAGATCCAATCTTTCATGCAAAGAGATTAGCAGAGTTCTTGGGGCAGCCTTTTTCCTTGAAGGAAGAAAGTGAAGGTATTGTTGAGAGAATAACAGAGCTTTGCAGCTTTGAGAAACTGAGCAATTTGGAGGTTAATAAAGATGGTACACGTGCTGGATTTTTTATTCCTACTATTGCAAACAACACACATTTCAGGCAAGGCAAAGTGGGTGATTCCGAGAACCATCTTTCACGGGAAATGATTGAGGTTCTTGATGAAATCACAAAGCAAAAGTTAGGTTTTGATTTGATGACCACATCCATCACTGTGCAGCAAAAGGTAAAAAGGATTGAGACAGACAAGAATCATAGCAACTAG
- the LOC132632828 gene encoding uncharacterized protein LOC132632828: MEESETSMEVRSLTGESIVVSILPDKTIQQLKQLLNQSFPPASTSPNFHLFLKGVKLGLESKVSDHSVGSGEFLVLVPYTKKDRQQNKKTETQASSSIPVGGSTLKQAETAWSDMMQDLSYLSSISSNDNQTEVRLDETRSRDSNGFNGSVPLNSSSQVKRKRSIKNDKMEGHADELVLSILKSSSNNMDDEKANMFIQILASINCFTDPDSGNCMCKEANRKDNVSDPCSSGSDSCGCPMWLRSISKIFSFLNIYSASLQLQQGQVTYSSLKGALDHLCLFGFQVGVTDIEKLPLLCPKVVHIVDDDTVGKNFKDGIVIFRNLTTKGDQSATKKGVTISNVLRSMKKREYAFRTSLLKLVKLLKRQNGIEFSNISLEDFITFVKQGGIGATGIDTKQASSHSFEAKCCDTNPLTPLEMVEHLRKGIGSDGQVVHIENISARNANYVEIPSTLSESTILALKNIGITRLYSHQAESIQASLAGENVVVATLTSSGKSLCYNVPVLEILSQNLSACALFLFPTKALAQDQLRSLLNMTNEFRAGLNVGVYDGDTPQMDRKWLRDNARLLITNPDMLHVSILPCHRQFSRILSNLRFVIVDEAHSYKGAFGCHTALILRRLRRLCSHVYGSNPSFIFSSATSGNPVEHSKELSNLPTIELIQNDGSPSGSKLFVLWNPPLRLKMISKRIKSGVEDDSVDKHLIARRSSPILEVSCLFAEMMQHGLRCIAFCKTRKLCELVLCYTREILHETAPHLVDTICAYRAGYIAEDRRRIEHDFFNGSICGIAATNALELGIDVGHIDATLHLGFPGSIASLWQQAGRSGRRGNASLAIYVAFEGPLDQYFMKFPQKLFRGPIECCHIDARNRQVLEQHLAAAAFEHPLSLSDDEKYFGPGLESIIMALKHKGILSTDISRSAAARIWSYIGLEKMPSSSISIRAIENERYKVIDIQKNEVLEEIEESKAFFQVYEGANYMNQGKTYLVKELDVANRIAWCQRADLKYYTKTRDYTDVHVTGANFAYPARTTSLRLPRTTAQAQSCKVTTTWFGFRKIWKKSNQVFDTVELSLPNYTYETQAVWIQVPHTIKTAVETLNYSFRGGLHAAGHALLNVVPMYIVCNSSDLASECVNPYDARNVPERILLYDPHPGGTGISAQVQHIFSELLTAALELLTSCHCSGDTGCPNCVQNISCHEYNEVLHKDAAIMIIKGVIEEEESYFRSISELS, translated from the exons GGTGTCAAATTGGGTTTAGAGAGTAAGGTAAGTGACCATTCAGTTGGCAGTGGGGAATTTCTGGTACTTGTTCCCTATACTAAGAAAGACAGACAACAGAACAAGAAAACTGAGACACAGGCAAGCTCATCTATCCCAGTTGGTGGCTCAACTTTGAAGCAAGCTGAGACAGCATGGTCTGACATGATGCAAGACTTGTCTTACTTGAGCAGCATCTCTAGTAACGACAATCAGACTGAAGTTCGTTTGGATGAAACACGTTCTAGAGATTCAAATGGATTCAATGGCAGTGTTCCGTTGAATTCTTCTTCACAGGTTAAGCGCAAGAGAAGCATCAAGAATGACAAGATGGAAGGACATGCAGATGAGCTAGTTTTAAGCATACTAAAATCATCTTCCAACAACATGGATGACGAGAAAGCTAATATGTTTATTCAGATTTTAGCGTCTATAAATTGTTTTACCGACCCGGATTCAGGCAACTGCATGTGTAAGGAAGCCAACAGAAAGGACAATGTATCTGATCCATGTTCGAGTGGTAGTGATTCGTGCGGGTGTCCGATGTGGTTAAGGAGTATAagcaaaatattttcttttttaaacatATATTCAGCTTCCCTGCAACTTCAGCAGGGACAAGTTACCTACTCCAGTCTGAAGGGAGCACTTGATCATCTCTGTCTGTTTGGATTTCAAGTCGGTGTCACAGACATCGAGAAACTTCCCCTACTTTGTCCTAAG GTTGTACACATTGTTGATGATGATACAGTGGGTAAAAATTTCAAGGATGGTATTGTCATTTTCAGAAACTTAACAACAAAGGGAGACCAGAGTGCAA CTAAAAAAGGTGTAACCATATCAAATGTTCTCCGCTCAATGAAGAAAAGGGAGTATGCATTCAGAACAAGTCTTTTGAAGTTGGTTAAGTTGTTAAAG CGTCAAAATGGAATTGAGTTCTCTAACATTTCCCTGGAAGATTTCATTACCTTCGTGAAGCAAGGTGGTATTGGTGCAACAGGCATTGACACTAAACAAGCAAGTTCTCATTCCTTTGAAGCAAAATGTTGT GATACAAATCCTTTGACACCTTTGGAAATGGTGGAACATCTGAGAAAGGGGATTGGATCTGATGGACAG GTTGTTCATATAGAAAATATCAGTGCCCGCAATGCCAACTATGTTGAGATCCCAAGTACACTTTCAGAAAGCACAATATTGGCATTGAAAAATATTGGAATTACGAGATTATATAGCCATCAG GCTGAGTCTATTCAGGCTTCTCTTGCGGGGGAAAATGTTGTTGTAGCTACCTTGACATCCAGTGGGAAATCTCTTTGCTACAATGTGCCAGTTCTGGAAATACTATCCCAGAATTTGTCAGCATGTGCTCTATTCCTCTTTCCTACGAAG GCTTTAGCACAGGATCAACTAAGGTCATTATTAAACATGACAAATGAGTTTAGGGCTGGCCTTAACGTTGGTGTATATGATGGGGACACTCCTCAGATGGATAGGAAGTGGCTGCGTGACAATGCTAGACTG TTGATAACAAATCCTGATATGTTGCATGTCTCAATCTTGCCATGTCATAGACAATTCAGTCGAATTTTATCAAATCTTAG GTTTGTCATTGTTGATGAAGCTCATTCATATAAGGGGGCATTTGGATGTCATACTGCTCTTATTTTGAGGAGACTTCGCCGACTTTGTTCTCATG TGTATGGCAGTAATCCTTCATTTATATTTTCTTCTGCGACTTCTGGAAATCCCGTGGAGCACTCAAAG GAGCTCTCAAATCTACCAACAATAGAGTTGATTCAGAATGATGGCAGCCCATCTGGCTCAAAGCTTTTTGTGTTATGGAATCCTCCTTTGCGCCTGAAAATG ATCTCAAAGAGAATTAAGAGCGGCGTTGAGGATGACTCTGTTGACAAGCATCTGATTGCTAGAAGATCAAG TCCCATTTTGGAGGTTTCTTGCCTTTTTGCAGAAATGATGCAGCATGGTCTTCGTTGTATTGCATTTTGTAAAACACGCAAACTTTGTGAGCTTGTCTTATGTTACAC GCGTGAGATTCTTCACGAAACAGCACCTCATTTAGTTGATACTATATGCGCTTACCGAGCTGGTTATATTGCTGAG GACCGAAGAAGAATTGAGCATGACTTTTTTAATGGCAGTATATGCGGTATTGCTGCTACAAATGCTCTTGAATTGGGTATAGATGTAGGACATATTGATGCAACCCTACATCTGGGTTTTCCAGGCAGTATAGCTAG TCTGTGGCAACAAGCAGGAAGGTCAGGCAGGCGGGGAAATGCATCACTTGCTATTTATGTTGCCTTTGAAGGCCCTTTGGATCAATATTTCATGAAATTCCCGCAGAAACTTTTCAGGGGTCCAATTGAATGTTGTCATATAGATGCAAGAAACCGCCAG GTTCTTGAACAGCATCTGGCTGCTGCTGCTTTTGAACATCCACTGAGCTTGTCTGATGACGAGAAATACTTTGGACCTGGCTTAGAGAGTATCATAATGGCACTTAAACATAAGGGAATTCTGAGTACAGATATATCACGTAGTGCTGCAGCCAGAATATGGAGTTACATCGGGTTGGAG AAGATGCCTTCAAGTTCCATTAGTATTCGAGCCATAGAAAATGAGCGGTACAAAGTGATTGACATTCAAAAGAATGAAGTCctggaagaaattgaagaaagcaAGGCTTTCTTTCAG GTTTATGAAGGGGCCAATTATATGAATCAAGGGAAGACGTATCTTGTGAAGGAGCTTGATGTGGCAAACAGAATTGCTTGGTGCCAACGAGCGGACTTGAAATATTATACCAAAACTCGTGACTATACTGATGTCCATGTCACTGGTGCCAACTTT GCTTATCCAGCAAGGACTACTAGTCTGCGACTTCCAAGAACAACTGCCCAAGCACAAAGTTGCAAAGTGACAACCACATGGTTCGGTTTCCGCAAAATATGGAAAAAGAGCAACCAAGTCTTTGACACTGTTGAACTTTCACTTCCTAATTACACATATGAAACCCAG GCTGTCTGGATTCAAGTTCCTCATACCATAAAGACAGCCGTAGAGACCTTAAATTATTCATTCCGAGGAGGCTTACATGCTGCTGGTCATGCTCTTCTTAATGTTGTTCCTAT GTACATAGTCTGCAATTCATCTGATTTAGCTTCAGAATGTGTAAACCCTTATGATGCCCGCAATGTTCCAGAAAGAATTCTGCTTTATGACCCACATCCTGGAGGGACTGGCATCTCAGCACAG GTGCAGCATATATTCAGTGAGCTGCTAACTGCTGCTTTAGAACTTCTTACATCATGTCATTGCTCTGGCGATACCGGCTGCCCTAACTGTGTGCAA AATATTTCTTGTCACGAGTACAATGAGGTTTTGCACAAGGATGCCGCCATAATGATAATCAAG GGTGTAATAGAGGAAGAAGAATCCTACTTCAGGAGTATATCGGAGTTGTCTTAG
- the LOC132632829 gene encoding isoaspartyl peptidase/L-asparaginase: protein MGWAIALHGGAGDIPMDLPADVREPREACLRHCLQMGIDALKAHKSPLDVVELVVRELENNEYFNAGRGSVLTSSGTVEMEACIMDGNTKNCGAVSGLTTVVNAISLARLVMEKTPHIYLAFEGAEAFAREQGVETMDPSHFITPRNIERLKQAKEANRVQVDYNTRPIPKDNKPPAPSGDSELGTVGCVAVDSYGHLATATSTGGLVNKMVGRIGDTPVIGAGTYANKLCAVSATGQGDAIIRATVARDVAALMEYKGLSLKEAADFVVEECAPKGTTGLIAVSATGEVTMPFNTTGMFRACATEYGHRELAIW, encoded by the exons ATGGGTTGGGCAATAGCGTTGCACGGTGGAGCAGGTGACATACCCATGGATCTGCCCGCGGATGTCCGTGAGCCCAGAGAAGCCTGTCTTCGTCATTGCTTACAGATGGGCATCGATGCTCTCAAGGCCCACAAATCCCCTTTAGATGTTGTTGAACTCGTG GTGCGTGAACTGGAAAACAACGAATACTTCAATGCTGGTAGAGGGTCTGTTTTAACCAGCAGTGGTACAGTAGAAATGGAAGCATGTATCATGGATGGGAATACGAAAAACTGTGGAGCTGTTTCTGGCCTAACCACTGTTGTCAATGCTATATCTTTGGCTAGGCTGGTCATGGAAAAAACTCCACATATATATCTTGCATTTGAGGGAGCGGAAGCATTTGCAAGGGAGCAG GGGGTTGAAACCATGGACCCAAGCCATTTTATCACTCCAAGAAATATTGAGAGATTAAAGCAAGCAAAAGAAGCAAACAGAGTCCAG GTAGATTATAATACACGGCCTATACCAAAAGATAACAAGCCACCAGCTCCTAGTGGGGATAGCGAGCTAGGAACAGTTGGATGTGTAGCCGTTGATAGCTATGGACATTTAGCTACTGCTACTTCTACTGGAGGACTAGTAAACAAGATGGTTGGAAGGATAGGAGATACTCCCGTTATTGGTGCAGGTACATATGCGAATAAACTATGTGCAGTCTCTGCTACAGGCCAAGGAGATGCTATTATCCGTGCAACTGTAGCAAGAGACGTGGCTGCTCTAATGGAGTATAAAGGGCTTTCTCTCAAGGAGGCAGCAGATTTCGTTGTAGAGGAATGTGCCCCAAAAGGAACCACTGGCCTGATTGCTGTATCTGCCACTGGCGAAGTTACCATGCCATTTAATACAACTGGCATGTTTAGAGCTTGTGCAACTGAATATGGTCACAGAGAATTAGCAATTTGGTAA